In Coleofasciculus chthonoplastes PCC 7420, the following are encoded in one genomic region:
- the hypD gene encoding hydrogenase formation protein HypD, with protein MKYVDEFRDPQKAKALLREIQTLTTQFGKTASQPLKVMEVCGGHTHSIFKYGLEEILPDTIELIHGPGCPVCVMPRGRLDDAIAIADYPNVILTTFGDAMRVPGSQKSLLQAKAVGADIRMVYSPLDSLQIAKDNPDKEVVFFGLGFETTAPSTALTILQADAEGLQNFSMFCNHVLVIPALQALLDNPDLQLDAFIGPGHVSMVIGTEPYHFIAQQYQKPLVVSGFEPLDILQSLWMILQQLIQGRCEVENQYDRIVKPEGNSVALNAMNTVFEVRQKFEWRGLGDIPNSGFKIRPKYAQFDAEVKFTLPNRQVADHKACQCGEILKGVMKPWQCKVFGTACTPENPIGTCMVSSEGACAAYYKYGRLSKVAKTAVGIN; from the coding sequence ATGAAATACGTTGACGAATTTCGCGATCCCCAAAAAGCCAAAGCCCTACTGAGAGAAATCCAAACCTTAACCACTCAATTCGGCAAAACTGCAAGCCAACCGCTAAAAGTGATGGAAGTCTGTGGTGGTCATACCCATTCCATCTTTAAATATGGACTCGAAGAAATCCTACCCGACACCATCGAATTAATCCATGGTCCCGGCTGTCCCGTCTGTGTAATGCCAAGGGGACGCCTAGATGACGCGATCGCGATCGCAGATTATCCTAATGTTATCCTCACCACCTTTGGTGACGCCATGCGGGTTCCCGGTTCCCAAAAAAGCCTACTCCAAGCCAAAGCAGTCGGGGCGGATATTCGTATGGTTTATTCTCCCCTAGATAGCCTGCAAATCGCCAAAGATAACCCCGATAAAGAAGTCGTTTTCTTCGGACTTGGCTTTGAAACCACCGCCCCCAGTACCGCATTAACCATCCTACAGGCTGATGCTGAAGGACTGCAAAACTTCAGTATGTTCTGTAATCACGTTTTAGTCATTCCCGCCTTACAAGCCTTATTAGACAATCCCGATTTACAACTGGATGCCTTTATTGGTCCCGGTCATGTCAGCATGGTTATTGGTACAGAACCCTATCACTTTATTGCCCAACAGTACCAAAAACCATTAGTGGTTTCCGGATTTGAACCTTTAGATATTTTGCAATCCTTGTGGATGATATTGCAGCAACTGATTCAAGGGCGCTGTGAGGTTGAAAACCAATATGATCGCATCGTCAAACCTGAAGGGAATTCTGTCGCCTTAAACGCCATGAATACCGTCTTTGAAGTGCGGCAAAAATTTGAATGGCGAGGACTCGGTGATATCCCCAATTCCGGATTCAAAATTCGCCCAAAATACGCCCAATTTGATGCCGAAGTTAAATTTACCCTTCCCAATCGTCAAGTCGCCGATCACAAAGCCTGTCAATGTGGAGAAATTCTCAAAGGTGTCATGAAACCTTGGCAATGTAAAGTTTTTGGTACAGCTTGTACACCAGAAAATCCAATTGGAACTTGTATGGTATCTTCAGAGGGGGCTTGTGCAGCGTATTACAAATATGGACGCCTATCCAAAGTTGCCAAAACTGCCGTCGGCATCAATTAA
- the hypE gene encoding hydrogenase expression/formation protein HypE produces MTNNQNPLFQKIEKIRRRPNKVKDTAITLAHGSGGKAMRDLIDDIFVGSFDNPILSQLEDQATIPLAQLISQGDRLAFTTDSYVVDPLFFPGSNIGELAINGTVNDLAVSGAKPLYLTCSMIMEEGLPVETLRQVVLSMKTAADAAGVKIVTGDTKVVHRGSADKLFINTAGIGVIREGVSISAHQIQPGDAVIINGQLGNHGAAILIARGELALSTDIKSDCQPLNGLVDAILEVCPQIHAMRDATRGGVATVLNEFAQSSDVGIRLDEASIPIREEVNGVCEILGLDPLYLANEGKLVVIVPRSHAESVLSAMKSHPAGEDSCIVGEVIDSPAGVVLLQTAFGAERIVDMLVGDQLPRIC; encoded by the coding sequence ATGACAAATAACCAAAATCCTCTCTTCCAAAAAATCGAAAAAATTCGACGCCGCCCCAATAAAGTTAAAGATACCGCCATTACCCTGGCACATGGCAGTGGTGGCAAAGCCATGCGGGATTTAATTGATGATATTTTTGTCGGAAGTTTCGATAATCCCATCCTTTCCCAACTGGAAGATCAAGCCACAATTCCCCTCGCCCAACTCATCAGTCAGGGGGATCGATTAGCCTTTACCACCGATTCTTACGTCGTTGATCCCCTATTTTTTCCCGGTAGTAATATTGGGGAATTAGCTATCAATGGAACCGTCAACGATTTAGCGGTTAGTGGGGCAAAACCCCTCTATTTAACCTGTAGCATGATTATGGAAGAAGGACTACCTGTCGAAACCTTACGGCAAGTCGTTCTGAGTATGAAAACAGCCGCCGACGCTGCTGGGGTAAAAATCGTTACGGGAGATACCAAAGTTGTCCATCGCGGATCGGCTGATAAACTGTTTATCAATACAGCCGGAATTGGTGTTATCAGAGAAGGTGTTTCTATTTCCGCCCATCAGATTCAACCCGGTGATGCGGTAATTATTAATGGTCAATTGGGAAATCATGGTGCAGCTATTTTAATCGCCCGTGGGGAATTGGCATTATCAACAGACATTAAAAGCGATTGTCAACCGTTAAATGGATTAGTGGATGCCATTCTTGAGGTTTGTCCCCAAATTCATGCCATGCGGGATGCGACTCGTGGTGGTGTCGCTACGGTGTTAAATGAATTTGCCCAAAGTTCTGACGTGGGGATTCGTTTAGATGAGGCGTCGATTCCGATTCGGGAAGAGGTGAATGGAGTTTGTGAGATTCTGGGATTAGATCCGTTATATCTTGCCAATGAAGGGAAACTGGTCGTTATTGTACCGCGATCGCACGCTGAATCTGTATTATCGGCGATGAAGTCTCACCCAGCCGGAGAGGATTCCTGTATTGTCGGTGAAGTGATTGACTCCCCTGCGGGTGTGGTATTACTGCAAACGGCGTTTGGGGCGGAACGGATTGTAGATATGCTAGTCGGGGATCAATTACCCAGAATATGTTAA
- the hypF gene encoding carbamoyltransferase HypF has protein sequence MAINNHPSIISQEEIRVRGTVQGVGFRPTVYRLAKACNLVGEVCNDGQGVLIYVSGTTEAIADFVQRLQIDCPPLAKIESIDRTPYPGDRTFHDFTITQSVNSTVQTQIPPDAATCPQCQAETFDSRSRWYNYPFTNCTHCGPRLSIIRSIPYDRKHTSMADFAMCPDCAREYLAIENRRFHAQPIACPVCGPKVWLERANGEKMDTSDPIDTVCTLLKQGEIVAIKGLGGIHLACDATNETTVQQLRSRKQRYHKPFALMARDLEVIEQYCTLNDQEKELFQSPPAPIVLIDVIPNRANCRDAPWRVSTAKIADSVAPGQTTLGFMLPYTPLHHLIMQRLDYPIILTSGNLSDEPQCIDNQDASLKLGKIADYLLLHNRDIVNRVDDSVVRVIQSKRQLQNFDGGGFSHIRVTKNDNCETRPYRGTMARHIHIQTLRRARGYAPKPINLPPGFEKCPPILAMGSELKNTFCLLRDGQAILSQHLGDLENAAAFNAYQDTLNLYLNLFDHKPSAIATDKHPEYLSTKLGQELATANHLSLHPIQHHHAHIAACLAENNIPLNTPPILGIALDGLGYGEDGTIWGGEFLLADYQGFKRLGKFKPIAMIGGEQAIYQPWRNTYAHLIAAWDWNKLKQEYSDLDLIQFLDQKPHPLLNQLIEKGINSPLASSVGRLFDAVAAALGICRADCSYEGQAAIEMEALVTPDSLNYVKEVGAYPFNIGKLDQETELILDPYPLWLALLDDLQQDVSKSLIAAKFHQGLADAIATMVQQLRPDLISNQVILTGGVFQNRILLTQVRENLERMGMEVLTHSRVPPNDGGLSLGQAVIAAAQSLSYRERLRQNGGAD, from the coding sequence ATGGCAATAAACAATCATCCATCCATAATCAGCCAAGAAGAAATTCGCGTGCGGGGTACGGTACAAGGGGTGGGATTTCGCCCAACGGTGTATCGTTTGGCAAAGGCGTGTAATCTAGTCGGAGAAGTTTGTAATGATGGTCAAGGTGTCTTAATTTACGTATCAGGAACAACAGAGGCGATCGCAGACTTTGTGCAACGCTTACAAATAGACTGCCCACCCCTTGCCAAGATTGAATCGATTGACCGTACTCCTTATCCAGGCGATCGCACGTTCCATGACTTTACTATTACCCAGAGTGTTAATAGCACGGTTCAAACTCAAATTCCCCCTGACGCCGCCACCTGTCCCCAATGTCAAGCCGAAACATTTGATTCGCGATCGCGCTGGTACAATTACCCGTTTACTAATTGTACCCATTGTGGTCCACGCCTTTCTATTATTCGCTCGATTCCCTATGACCGTAAGCATACTAGCATGGCAGACTTTGCCATGTGTCCCGATTGCGCTAGGGAATACCTTGCTATCGAAAATCGCCGCTTCCACGCCCAACCAATTGCTTGTCCGGTTTGTGGACCCAAGGTATGGTTAGAACGGGCGAATGGTGAAAAAATGGATACATCTGACCCCATTGATACCGTTTGTACCCTGCTGAAACAAGGGGAAATTGTGGCAATTAAAGGATTAGGCGGGATTCATTTAGCCTGTGATGCCACCAATGAAACCACAGTACAACAGTTGCGATCGCGTAAGCAACGGTATCATAAACCTTTTGCGTTGATGGCGCGAGATTTGGAGGTGATTGAACAGTATTGTACTTTGAATGATCAGGAAAAGGAATTATTCCAAAGTCCCCCTGCGCCTATTGTTTTAATTGATGTTATCCCTAACCGCGCAAATTGTAGAGACGCGCCATGGCGCGTCTCTACAGCCAAAATTGCGGATTCAGTTGCACCGGGACAAACAACATTGGGGTTTATGCTACCTTATACTCCCCTCCATCATCTGATTATGCAACGGCTGGATTATCCGATTATTTTAACCAGTGGGAATCTCTCCGATGAACCGCAATGTATCGATAATCAAGATGCCAGTTTAAAGTTAGGCAAAATCGCTGATTATTTGCTGCTGCATAACCGTGATATTGTCAATCGTGTCGATGATTCGGTGGTGCGAGTTATCCAGTCAAAACGACAACTTCAAAACTTTGATGGGGGCGGGTTTAGTCACATCAGGGTGACAAAAAACGATAATTGTGAAACCCGCCCCTACAGAGGAACTATGGCAAGACATATCCACATCCAAACCCTACGCCGCGCCCGTGGATATGCCCCGAAACCGATTAATTTACCCCCAGGATTTGAAAAATGTCCACCGATTCTGGCGATGGGAAGTGAACTAAAAAATACCTTCTGTTTATTGCGAGATGGACAAGCAATTTTATCTCAACATTTAGGCGACTTAGAGAATGCTGCCGCCTTTAACGCTTACCAGGATACCCTAAATCTATACCTAAACTTATTTGACCATAAACCGAGTGCGATCGCCACAGACAAACATCCCGAATACCTATCGACGAAACTAGGACAAGAACTAGCAACTGCTAATCATCTTTCCTTACATCCTATCCAACATCATCATGCCCATATTGCCGCTTGTCTGGCAGAAAATAATATCCCACTCAATACTCCCCCCATATTAGGAATCGCCTTAGATGGATTAGGCTATGGTGAAGATGGCACAATTTGGGGGGGAGAATTCCTCTTAGCTGATTATCAGGGATTTAAACGATTAGGTAAATTTAAACCCATCGCCATGATTGGCGGCGAACAGGCAATTTATCAACCCTGGCGCAATACCTACGCCCATTTAATTGCAGCATGGGACTGGAACAAGTTAAAACAAGAGTATAGTGATTTAGACCTAATCCAATTTCTGGATCAAAAACCTCATCCCTTGCTAAATCAACTGATCGAAAAAGGAATTAACTCCCCCCTCGCCTCATCTGTTGGACGATTATTTGATGCAGTAGCCGCAGCGTTGGGGATTTGTCGGGCAGACTGTAGCTATGAAGGGCAAGCCGCGATTGAAATGGAAGCCCTAGTTACGCCGGATAGCTTAAATTATGTTAAAGAAGTAGGCGCATATCCCTTTAACATTGGCAAACTAGATCAAGAAACAGAATTAATTTTAGACCCTTATCCCCTATGGCTTGCATTATTGGACGATTTACAGCAAGATGTGTCAAAGTCCCTCATTGCCGCCAAATTTCACCAAGGATTAGCCGACGCGATCGCGACTATGGTTCAGCAGTTACGTCCTGATTTAATCAGCAATCAAGTAATCCTCACCGGAGGTGTGTTTCAAAACCGGATTTTATTGACCCAAGTCAGGGAAAATTTAGAGAGAATGGGTATGGAGGTATTGACACACAGCCGAGTTCCACCAAATGATGGAGGACTATCCTTAGGACAAGCCGTAATTGCCGCTGCACAATCACTCAGTTATCGGGAGAGATTGAGACAGAATGGAGGGGCTGATTGA
- a CDS encoding circadian clock KaiB family protein gives MNETQRSFPQLFKGIALFTPGGDLIYGIDPSKQEHWHLHLCASLQEMLGLPEPPHFLVPGYTGTIDRWLDPYTQQMRTSAELYPPIQHHQALLNAVFGVTKVVWQVAPWREECCDPIVLETYRDRFPQLWQDHDLIIRCDRPDQCLEQLSDANPRHEHDSSLIQSPQTYALSFPERWTIQPTPWQESSHSPSTGIDPLLSSKSDRESNPSESQSTPLTTPSYVLRLFVSGHSGSTEHILKKLHQLLEQSLQHPYTLKVIDVFKHPEQAEANQISATPTLLRVWPPPVRRIVGDLNDLENLLRILIAPETQR, from the coding sequence ATGAACGAGACTCAACGCTCGTTTCCTCAGTTATTTAAGGGTATTGCCCTGTTTACACCAGGGGGAGATTTAATTTATGGCATTGACCCTAGTAAACAAGAGCATTGGCATTTGCATCTGTGTGCGAGTTTGCAAGAAATGCTCGGATTACCGGAACCGCCCCATTTTTTAGTGCCGGGATATACTGGCACAATTGATCGCTGGCTCGATCCTTATACCCAACAGATGCGAACGTCAGCGGAACTTTATCCGCCCATCCAGCACCATCAGGCATTGCTGAATGCTGTGTTTGGTGTCACGAAAGTGGTGTGGCAAGTTGCGCCTTGGCGGGAAGAGTGCTGTGATCCAATAGTTTTGGAGACATATCGCGATCGCTTTCCCCAACTGTGGCAAGATCATGATTTGATTATCCGCTGCGATCGCCCGGATCAATGTCTAGAACAGTTGTCTGATGCTAATCCTAGGCATGAGCACGATTCAAGTCTGATTCAATCTCCCCAGACTTATGCTTTGTCTTTTCCAGAACGTTGGACGATTCAACCAACACCGTGGCAAGAATCCTCCCACTCACCGTCTACAGGGATTGATCCTCTCTTATCCTCTAAATCAGATAGGGAATCGAATCCGAGTGAATCTCAATCTACACCCTTAACTACCCCTAGTTATGTCTTGCGCTTATTTGTATCTGGACACAGTGGATCAACTGAACATATCCTGAAAAAACTACATCAGTTACTCGAGCAATCCCTACAACATCCTTATACTCTAAAAGTAATTGATGTATTTAAACATCCTGAACAAGCGGAAGCCAATCAAATTTCAGCCACTCCCACACTGCTGAGAGTTTGGCCCCCCCCCGTCCGACGTATTGTTGGCGATTTGAATGACTTGGAAAATCTTTTACGTATACTTATTGCTCCTGAGACTCAACGATAA
- a CDS encoding type IV pilus twitching motility protein PilT, whose product MTDPKRPPSAPPPPPPRVPPAPPPPPRGGASRKAPPGATQAMPSKTMPMPPKAGQSASDPTAVKTAPSSRPPSPGVTPRTPAPGAGLSPGQPTLAQLIREAYDKGFSDVHAGVGEVPRMRNRGEMEHTEYPVTDKPTFMNWLREILTDEEIRRFQNELEFDGAAQYDFARVRINIFDSLTGPALVLRLIPLKILTMEQLRLPSILRDVCNYHKGLILVTGPTGSGKSTTLAAMIDYMNKEMPKHIITIEDPIEFVHKSQKALIKQREVGAHTLQFDNALKASLREDPDVILVGEMRDRGTVNTALKAAQTGHLVMGTLHTNSAVKTIERILNLYNPEEQHAIRVAFAESMVAIIAQGLCRTTDGKRAAFHDILINTEAIRDYIRKGEYEEVHELMAANEFDGMMTMNKSLFNLYQEGRITEETALEQSPTQNEMAMMLRGRV is encoded by the coding sequence ATGACCGATCCCAAACGACCTCCGAGTGCGCCGCCACCCCCTCCACCCCGCGTTCCTCCAGCGCCACCGCCACCGCCCAGGGGAGGAGCGTCTCGGAAAGCGCCGCCAGGGGCAACCCAAGCGATGCCCTCTAAAACAATGCCGATGCCGCCAAAAGCGGGTCAGTCCGCATCAGATCCTACTGCCGTTAAAACAGCACCGAGTTCTCGCCCACCTTCACCGGGCGTCACACCCCGGACACCAGCGCCAGGTGCGGGACTTTCTCCTGGACAGCCAACATTAGCCCAACTGATCCGGGAAGCCTATGACAAGGGATTTTCTGACGTTCACGCCGGTGTCGGTGAAGTCCCTCGGATGCGAAACCGAGGGGAAATGGAACATACAGAATATCCTGTAACTGATAAACCCACGTTTATGAATTGGTTGCGGGAAATTCTCACCGATGAAGAAATTCGTCGCTTTCAAAACGAACTCGAATTTGATGGTGCAGCGCAGTATGATTTTGCCCGGGTGCGGATTAATATCTTCGACTCCCTGACAGGACCGGCATTAGTTCTGCGCTTGATTCCACTCAAGATTTTGACGATGGAGCAGTTACGACTCCCTTCAATTCTCAGGGATGTCTGTAATTACCACAAGGGTCTTATTTTAGTCACGGGTCCAACCGGTTCAGGTAAGTCAACAACGCTAGCGGCGATGATTGACTACATGAACAAGGAGATGCCGAAGCATATCATTACGATTGAAGACCCGATTGAATTTGTTCACAAAAGCCAAAAAGCCCTAATTAAACAACGGGAAGTCGGCGCTCATACCCTCCAGTTTGACAATGCTTTAAAAGCCTCCTTGCGGGAAGATCCGGATGTGATTCTGGTGGGGGAAATGCGGGATCGGGGAACCGTTAATACTGCGCTGAAAGCTGCTCAAACAGGTCACTTGGTTATGGGAACGCTGCACACGAACAGTGCGGTGAAGACTATTGAACGGATTCTCAATCTTTATAATCCAGAAGAGCAACACGCCATCCGCGTCGCTTTTGCTGAATCAATGGTGGCAATCATTGCCCAAGGGTTATGTCGCACCACTGATGGCAAACGTGCCGCCTTCCACGACATTTTGATTAATACAGAAGCGATTCGGGATTATATCCGCAAGGGTGAATATGAGGAAGTTCACGAACTGATGGCGGCTAATGAATTTGACGGCATGATGACGATGAATAAGTCCTTGTTTAACCTTTATCAGGAAGGACGTATCACTGAAGAAACTGCCCTAGAACAGTCGCCGACTCAAAATGAAATGGCGATGATGTTACGGGGTCGTGTTTAA
- a CDS encoding HypC/HybG/HupF family hydrogenase formation chaperone — MCLGIPGQITEITDKEHQLAMVNISGVQRQVNIACIIDENHPIDTCINDWVLVHVGFAMNRLDEQEAAETLQLLHELALAE, encoded by the coding sequence ATGTGTTTAGGCATTCCCGGTCAAATTACGGAAATAACAGATAAAGAACACCAACTCGCCATGGTTAATATTAGTGGCGTCCAACGCCAAGTTAATATTGCCTGTATTATTGATGAAAATCATCCCATTGACACCTGTATTAACGATTGGGTATTAGTTCACGTCGGCTTTGCCATGAATCGCCTCGACGAACAAGAAGCCGCCGAAACCTTACAATTACTCCACGAACTCGCCTTAGCCGAATGA
- a CDS encoding FAD-dependent hydroxylase, giving the protein MLIISIHSLKMAQEQAYNQTFDYDLVIVGGGIVGATFACALKKSGLRIGLIEAKPQSVAVARRQAYALSLLSGHIFQGIGVWETIQPQIATYRQIRLSDADYPKFVQFHPSDLGTQDLGYVGEHRPLLTSLYEFLADCPTVSWLSPAEVVDVEYQASGVEVTVNVDGTSQHLRSRLVVAADGSRSRIRTAAGIGTKGWKYWQSCVTARIKTEKSHNDTAFERFWESGPMGVLPLAENRCQVVWTAPHAEAHQLKDLDEKEFLELLEYRTGGLLGHLELDSDRIVFPVQLMQSDRYTQHRLALIGDAAHCCHPVGGQGLNMGIRDAAALAQVIQDAHQQGEDIGDERILKRYERWRKHENLVILGFTDFLDRIFSNNWLPIVTLRRLGLWMLRHLYPVKCYALQLMTGFKGRTPQVAQLN; this is encoded by the coding sequence ATGCTTATCATTTCGATACATTCTCTGAAAATGGCGCAAGAACAGGCATACAATCAAACCTTTGACTACGATCTGGTCATCGTTGGCGGCGGTATTGTCGGCGCAACCTTCGCCTGTGCGTTGAAAAAGTCCGGGTTACGGATCGGATTAATTGAGGCAAAACCTCAGTCAGTCGCCGTAGCCAGACGGCAAGCTTACGCCCTTTCACTGCTTTCTGGGCACATTTTCCAAGGAATTGGGGTTTGGGAGACTATTCAGCCGCAAATTGCCACCTATCGGCAAATTCGTCTCTCTGATGCCGATTATCCTAAATTCGTGCAATTTCACCCCAGCGATTTAGGTACTCAAGATTTGGGGTATGTGGGCGAACATCGTCCCCTGCTTACCTCGCTGTATGAGTTTTTGGCAGATTGCCCGACTGTAAGCTGGTTGTCTCCGGCGGAAGTGGTGGATGTGGAGTATCAAGCCTCTGGGGTAGAGGTGACGGTAAACGTGGATGGAACATCTCAACACCTGCGATCGCGCTTAGTTGTTGCGGCTGATGGTTCGCGATCGCGCATTCGTACAGCCGCCGGAATCGGCACAAAAGGCTGGAAATATTGGCAATCCTGTGTCACCGCCCGCATCAAAACTGAGAAATCCCATAACGATACCGCCTTTGAACGCTTCTGGGAGAGTGGTCCGATGGGTGTACTCCCCCTCGCCGAAAATCGCTGTCAGGTGGTGTGGACAGCCCCTCACGCCGAAGCCCACCAGTTAAAAGACTTAGATGAAAAGGAATTCCTAGAACTCCTAGAATACCGCACAGGCGGACTTTTAGGGCATTTAGAACTCGATAGCGATCGCATTGTCTTTCCCGTACAGTTAATGCAAAGCGATCGCTACACCCAACACCGCCTCGCCCTGATTGGCGACGCCGCCCATTGTTGTCATCCTGTGGGTGGACAAGGACTAAATATGGGCATCCGAGACGCCGCCGCCCTTGCCCAAGTCATCCAAGACGCCCATCAACAGGGTGAAGATATCGGAGACGAACGGATACTCAAGCGCTACGAACGGTGGCGCAAACACGAAAATCTGGTCATTTTAGGCTTTACTGATTTCCTAGATCGAATATTTTCTAATAACTGGTTGCCCATCGTTACCCTACGTCGCCTAGGATTATGGATGTTGCGTCATCTGTATCCTGTTAAGTGTTATGCTCTGCAATTAATGACAGGTTTCAAAGGACGCACTCCTCAAGTCGCTCAACTTAATTAA
- the iscB gene encoding RNA-guided endonuclease IscB: protein MRVFVLDKNLQPLDPCHPARARELLNKGRAKAFKRYPFTIVLQDRTVEESVTHPHRVKIDPGSKTTGIAVVQEETGRVTSAIEISHRGQQIKDSLLARRSLRRGRRNRKTRYRQPRFLNRTRKTGWLPPSLESRIANIETWVRRIKKLCPISAISQELVRFDLQQMQNPEISGVEYQRGELFGFEVKEYLLAKWNRKCAYCEVENVPFEIEHILAKSKGGSNRVSNLCLSCHSCNQVKGNRPVEEFLKKKPGVLKRVLAQAKAPLKDAAAVNATRWELYRRLQSTGLPVEVGSGGRTKFNRKTRGIEKAHAFDAACVGASTPERLLIRGIKPLKIAAKGRGTRQRCRPDKYGFPKAHAPKAKYFQGFQTGDIVKADVQKGKFAGQYIGRIAIRFRPSFVLQLPTQKFDVHPKYLRTIHKADGYEYQS from the coding sequence ATGCGCGTTTTCGTTCTAGACAAAAACTTACAGCCTCTTGACCCTTGCCATCCAGCACGGGCAAGAGAATTACTGAACAAAGGGAGGGCTAAAGCATTCAAGCGCTATCCATTTACTATTGTCCTGCAAGACAGAACCGTTGAAGAGTCAGTCACGCACCCACATCGGGTCAAAATAGACCCTGGCAGCAAAACAACCGGGATTGCTGTTGTCCAGGAAGAAACAGGGCGAGTAACAAGCGCCATTGAAATCTCACACCGAGGGCAACAAATTAAAGATTCCCTCTTAGCTCGCAGGTCATTAAGAAGGGGACGCCGTAACCGTAAAACCCGTTACCGCCAGCCTCGTTTCTTAAACAGAACCCGTAAAACCGGATGGCTACCACCATCGCTGGAGAGTCGGATTGCCAACATTGAAACTTGGGTACGACGGATTAAAAAACTCTGTCCGATTTCAGCCATCTCTCAAGAGCTAGTCAGGTTTGACTTGCAGCAAATGCAAAACCCTGAAATTAGCGGAGTTGAGTACCAAAGAGGTGAACTGTTTGGTTTTGAGGTCAAAGAGTATTTACTTGCCAAATGGAACAGAAAATGCGCTTACTGCGAGGTTGAAAACGTTCCGTTCGAGATTGAACACATTCTGGCAAAAAGTAAGGGTGGTTCAAACCGAGTTAGTAATCTTTGCCTTAGTTGTCATTCTTGTAACCAAGTTAAAGGGAACAGACCTGTTGAAGAATTCCTAAAAAAGAAGCCAGGAGTCCTTAAACGGGTATTAGCTCAAGCCAAAGCACCTCTTAAAGATGCCGCAGCCGTCAATGCTACCCGATGGGAACTGTATCGAAGGCTTCAGTCAACTGGTTTACCTGTAGAGGTAGGTTCTGGAGGTCGCACTAAGTTCAACCGTAAAACCAGAGGGATTGAAAAAGCTCACGCTTTCGATGCAGCCTGTGTCGGAGCATCTACTCCTGAACGATTATTAATTCGAGGAATCAAACCTCTAAAAATTGCCGCAAAAGGACGCGGAACCAGACAACGTTGTCGCCCTGATAAGTACGGATTTCCTAAAGCTCATGCTCCTAAAGCCAAGTATTTCCAGGGTTTCCAAACTGGCGACATTGTTAAAGCTGATGTTCAAAAAGGTAAGTTCGCAGGTCAATATATTGGTCGAATTGCGATTCGATTTAGACCTAGTTTTGTCTTGCAGTTACCAACACAAAAGTTTGATGTACATCCCAAATACTTGAGAACCATTCATAAAGCAGACGGCTATGAATACCAATCCTAA
- a CDS encoding tautomerase family protein yields MPFVTVQIAKGHSVDQKRELAKALTDTLVSTLGTKPEWVTIHIDEFERENWAVGGELHSDKPGKGGKHHT; encoded by the coding sequence ATGCCATTTGTTACTGTTCAAATTGCCAAAGGTCACTCGGTTGATCAAAAACGTGAACTCGCCAAAGCACTCACAGATACCCTAGTTTCCACCTTAGGAACAAAACCCGAATGGGTAACAATTCACATTGATGAATTTGAGCGCGAAAATTGGGCAGTTGGCGGCGAATTACATTCCGATAAACCCGGTAAAGGAGGGAAACATCACACCTAA